A window of the Trichoderma asperellum chromosome 4, complete sequence genome harbors these coding sequences:
- a CDS encoding uncharacterized protein (TransMembrane:14 (i46-66o86-105i112-131o137-163i175-194o206-228i240-259o274-295i315-336o348-369i376-395o401-426i438-458o478-499i)~EggNog:ENOG41): MAEKEVNKPVQDAVVLVAETDDELSQTTIDVEKLGRQRPEAFSSTWMEIAFVVSILGSLSMADFVISGFQVVLPNLVEPLDIPLEAQTWPSSVLTLTAGAFLFPLGRLADMYGGYLLFNGGVAWFAVWSIIGGFTRNFIMLVICRAMLGIGAAAFLPAGISLLGRIYRPGPRKNIVFSLYGAIAPLGFFAGIIVGGMAQDLLSWRWFFWLGGILSAVFGVGTILTAPRDYEEARKMNVKMDWWGVFTTVPGLMLLIYALTDSANAPGGWASPRILVTLILGLIFLGAAVYVEGWVAESPLIPADIFRVKCMKRMLLCLFITWGVFNIYLFYANFYIETILKKSPLITAVYFGPWAAGGLVLATTSGLILHMLSGKVLIIASGISKIIAVLMFAIMPDDPNYWAWIFPAMLCEAACVDVLWTVSNVFLTTSLPKSRQGLAGALISVMLFLGGAFFLAIADVAKAQFVLNGMDLKHQYKSVFWIGVGLAGLALVICFFMNLDKAGGDLTVDEKAVRKMSNASSEVSSDAESAVDGARVEPMTGVVVDSSEQSGNEKKENKDSA, encoded by the exons ATGGCAGAAAAGGAGGTCAACAAGCCTGTCCAAGATGCCGTCGTCCTCGTTGCAGAGACGGACGACGAGCTTTCTCAAACTACTATCGACGTTGAGAAGCTAGGAAGACAGCGTCCTGAGGCGTTTTCTTCTACCTGGATGGAAATCGCCTTTgtcgtctccatcttgggCTCCCTTTCTATGGCG GACTTTGTCATTAGCGGTTTCCAAGTCGTTCTGCCTAACTTGGTTGAGCCACTTGACATCCCTCTCGAGGCGCAAACATGGCCCTCGAGCGTCTTGACCCTGACGGCGGGTGCATTCCTGTTCCCCCTTGGCCGTCTGGCGGACATGTATGGAGGATACTTGCTTTTCAACGGAGGAGTAGCGTGGTTCGCGGTGTGGTCCATCATTGGTGGCTTCACTCGTAACTTCATCATGCTGGTCATTTGCCGCGCTATGCTGGGCATTGGCGCGGCGGCGTTCCTCCCTGCTGGTATTTCCCTGCTTGGTCGGATCTACAGGCCCGGGCCGAGGAAGAACATCGTGTTTAGTCTCTATGGCGCCATTGCTcccttgggcttcttcgCAGGTATCATCGTTGGTGGCATGGCGCAGGACTTGCTCTCCTGGAGGTGGTTCTTCTGGCTGGGCGGCATTCTATCAGCCGTTTTCGGAGTGGGAACGATTTTGACAGCTCCCCGCGACTATGAAGAGGCACGGAAGATGAATGTCAAGATGGACTGGTGGGGAGTGTTTACGACTGTGCCTGGGTTGATGCTGCTTATTTACGCGCTGACCGACAGCGCCAATGCCCCTGGTGGATGGGCCTCTCCTCGAATCCTGGTTACACTTATCCTTGGTCTCATCTTTCTTGGTGCGGCCGTGTATGTTGAAGGCTGGGTTGCCGAATCACCACTTATTCCGGCAGATATCTTTCGCGTCAAGTGCATGAAGAGAATGTTGCTCTGCCTCTTTATTACATGGGGTGTGTTCAACATTTACCTCTTCTATGCCAACTTCTA CATCGAGACAATTTTGAAGAAATCTCCACTGATAACTGCGGTTTACTTTGGCCCCTGGGCAGCAGGTGGCCTCGTTTTAGCCACTACAAGCGGTCTCATCCTCCACATGCTTTCCGGCAAAGTACTCATCATCGCCTCCGGCATCTCAAAGATTATTGCTGTGCTCATGTTTGCCATTATGCCTGATGATCCGAACTACTGGGCGTGGATCTTCCCGGCTATGCTTTGCGAGGCTGCCTGTGTCGACGTTTTGTGGACTGTGAGTAACGTCTTTCTGACGACTAGTCTGCCGAAGAGCCGTCAGGGTCTGGCCGGGGCGCTCATCAGCGTCATGCTCTTCCTCGGAGGagctttcttcttggcgATTGCCGATGTTGCCAAGGCGCAGTTTGTGTTGAACGGAATGGACCTCAAACACCAGTACAAAAGCGTCTTTTGGATCGGCGTGGGGCTTGCGGGATTGGCTCTTGTCATTTGCTTCTTTATGAATTTGGACAAGGCCGGTGGTGACCTTACGGTTGATGAGAAGGCGGTGCGGAAGATGAGCAATGCCTCTTCAGAGGTGTCGTCGGATGCGGAATCTGCTGTTGATGGCGCTCGAGTTGAGCCGATGACGGGCGTGGTTGTTGATTCATCTGAACAGAGTGgcaatgaaaagaaagaaaacaaggatTCTGCCTAA
- a CDS encoding uncharacterized protein (EggNog:ENOG41), producing the protein MLLTSKEYVREPLRKFFSDFKRKATKQFWTRLSASLDAAGIQDSESTLRGPGRSELRERRNTIETCQDKKDFIDSLHKSLAKYCQCRCEPACDFMAANIRLNCNDKSPHRTDNISKFNLLFQDLHSIQNSQSSCYWRDIEISVCVATATTRVTIQENSDDKKPIEYDDPSEESDADGSYYSTIESLELLDELKLCQIITEARESQLQVQLIHSKGELRLKKKCFPLRRFLTNVPSTPLAELLHYSKLTDRNKAILSYLLVESVWQYYDCGWENWSTETVQFMSQRARLNDSSEVVYVNQPFLHAKFDKRMIEETINGLNTANKGSVKRGELDKSQPAVTLSSNSTLFHKYPKLLALGIMLLEIQLGRKLESFETPDIYEKDPSIARHRLASAILEDEFLWPPENAWIVIKEIIEMCIDNRKAKAILKGDTREVRQKIYEQIVVPLRVFILEAWKQKDIEDVDPVTIEKAWKPKGIEDVNPVRFEKATISGNGVAQGRYCRDNEESLLGQLVNSGSTAKSRDKYTIGWVCALPKEQTAAIAMLDEVHPHLQTPRNDPNHYTLGSISGHNVVITCLPKGQTGTNSAAIVATRMNSTFPRIKLSLMVGIGGGMPPNVRLGDVVVSTPIGQFPGVFQWDMGKSKENSTFERTGALNNPPTSFLTALANLETYHEMNEPQMFQYLEQLRVKWPKLAPKYLRSGLLKDVLFEANYNHVNGNYADGEDEEGDQGSCNLCDKSKIVKRKPRDARVHYGLIASGNQVIKDAMFRDQLNKDLGGQVLCVEMEAAGLMNNFPCVVIRGICDYADSHKNKQWQEHAAAVAAAYAKELLQYVQLDD; encoded by the exons ATGCTGTTGACGAGTAAAGAATATGTCAGAGAGCCTCTGAGAAAATTCTTTAGTGATTTCAAACGAAAGGCGACAAAACAATTTTGGACGCGACTATCTGCTTCTTTAGATGCTGCCGGCATTCAAGATTCAGAATCTACTCTAAGAGGGCCTGGCCGTTCTGAGCTTCGGGAGCGAAGAAATACAATTGAGACATGCCAAGATAAGAAGGATTTTATTGATAGCCTGCACAAATCGCTCGCGAAGTACTGTCAATGTCGCTGCGAGCCAGCGTGCGATTTTATGGCTGCGAACATCCGTCTTAATTGTAATGATAAATCGCCACATCGAACCGATAATATTTCCAAGTTCAATTTGTTGTTTCAGGATCTCCACTCTATTCAAAATTCTCAATCAAGTTGCTATTGGCGAGACATTGAAATATCTGTTTGTGTTGCTACGGCTACAAC AAGAGTTACTATTCAAGAGAACTCAGATGATAAGAAGCCAATAGAATATGATGATCCTTCCGAGGAAAGTGATGCTGATGGCTCATATTACTCTACTATTGAGAGCTTAGAGCTTTTAGACGAGCTCAAACTTTGCCAAATTATCACGGAAGCTCGAGAGAGTCAACTCCAAGTGCAATTGATCCATTCAAAGGGCGAGCTGAGgctgaaaaaaaagtgcTTTCCATTAAGACGCTTCTTAACTAACGTTCCAAGCACGCCTCTTGCCGAGCTCTTACATTATTCCAAATTGACAGATAGGAACAAAGCAATTTTGTCGTACCTCTTAGTTGAATCTGTTTGGCAATATTACGACTGCGGCTGGGAAAACTGGAGCACCGAGACTGTCCAATTCATGTCGCAACGAGCTAGACTGAATGATAGCTCGGAGGTCGTTTACGTCAACCAACCTTTCCTTCACGCCAAATTCGACAAGAGAATGATAGAAGAAACCATTAATGGCCTTAATACAGCGAATAAAGGAAGTGTGAAAAGAGGGGAACTTGACAAATCACAGCCAGCGGTCACACTGAGCAGTAATTCAACATTATTCCATAAATATCCAAAGCTTCTTGCCCTCGGTATAATGCTACTCGAGATACAGCTCGGTCGCAAACTTGAATCTTTCGAGACTCCTGATATCTATGAGAAAGACCCCAGCATTGCGCGGCATCGCCTAGCGTCAGCTATTCTTGAGGATGAGTTTCTATGGCCACCAGAGAATGCATGGATAGTGATCAAAGAGATTATTGAGATGTGCATTGATAAcagaaaggcaaaggcaataCTGAAAGGTGACACTCGAGAGGTCCGGCAAAAGATCTATGAACAGATCGTGGTTCCGCTCCGTGTCTTTATCTTAGAAGCCTGGAAGCAAAAAGACATCGAAGATGTTGATCCTGTCACTATTGAGAAGGCTTGGAAACCAAAAGGTATTGAAGATGTTAACCCTGTTAGGTTTGAGAAGGCAACCATTTCTGGAAACGGCGTAGCCCAAGGCCGATATTGTAGAGACAACGAGGAAAGCCTCCTGGGTCAGCTCGTAAACTCTGGAAGCACCGCCAAGTCTCGAGACAAATATACCATAGGATGGGTTTGCGCGCTGCCAAAAGAGCAAACAGCAGCGATAGCTATGCTAGACGAAGTACATCCCCATCTTCAGACGCCTCGAAATGACCCAAATCATTACACACTTGGGTCTATTAGCGGGCACAATGTTGTCATTACCTGTCTACCTAAAGGACAGACCGGTACCAACTCCGCTGCGATCGTTGCCACTCGGATGAATTCCACTTTCCCTCGTATCAAACTTAGCTTAATGGTCGGTATTGGCGGCGGTATGCCTCCCAATGTTAGGCTTGGGGATGTGGTGGTGAGCACTCCTATCGGACAGTTTCCCGGCGTGTTCCAATGGGACATGGGAAAATCGAAAGAAAATAGCACATTCGAGCGCACAGGGGCTCTCAATAATCCACCCACTTCATTTCTTACGGCCCTGGCGAACCTGGAAACATACCATGAAATGAATGAGCCTCAAATGTTTCAGTACCTCGAGCAATTGCGAGTGAAATGGCCCAAATTAGCACCAAAGTACCTACGGTCAGGTTTACTCAAAGATGTATTGTTCGAAGCAAACTACAATCATGTCAACGGGAACTATGCAgacggcgaggatgaggaaggcGACCAAGGTAGTTGTAACCTCTGTGACAAGTCGAAGATTGTGAAAAGAAAGCCTAGGGATGCGCGCGTGCACTACGGTCTTATCGCTTCGGGCAATCAAGTCATCAAGGATGCCATGTTTAGGGATCAACTTAACAAGGATCTTGGTGGTCAGGTTCTTTGTGTCGAAATGGAAGCAGCAGGACTAATGAACAATTTTCCCTGCGTCGTTATCCGAGGGATCTGTGACTATGCCGATTCACACAAGAATAAACAATGGCAGGAACATGCAGCTGCTGTAGCAGCGGCCTATGCCAAGGAGCTCTTGCAATATGTGCAGCTAGATGATTAA
- a CDS encoding uncharacterized protein (EggNog:ENOG41), with amino-acid sequence MDIIKTLLSASLSAILPEWWVPVNPPEKPTSLSAFAQEVCSRLQYEIQILPKEHGKHTPRVLLQRNLADFQANLMTLGDALDDGAAKRTRKALYMLEHLCQWPNSYYQVGATDSGDFSPSWYPSLNMLLTSKEYVREPLRKFFSDFKRKATKQFWTRLSASLDAAGIQDSESTLRGPGRSELRERRNTIETCQDKKDFIDSLHKSLAKYCQCRCEPACDFMAANIRLNCNDKSPHRTDNISKFNLLFQDLHSIQNSQSSCYWRDIEISVCVATATTVTIQENSDDKKPIEYDDPSEESDADGSYYSTIESLELLDELKLCQIITEARESQLQVQLIHSKGELRLKKKCFPLRRFLTNVPSTPLAELLHYSKLTDRNKAILSYLLVESVWQYYDCGWENWSTETVQFMSQRARLNDSSEVVYVNQPFLHAKFDKRMIEETINGLNTANKGSVKRGELDKSQPAVTLSSNSTLFHKYPKLLALGIMLLEIQLGRKLESFETPDIYEKDPSIARHRLASAILEDEFLWPPENAWIVIKEIIEMCIDNRKAKAILKGDTREVRQKIYEQIVVPLRVFILEAWKQKDIEDVDPVTIEKAWKPKGIEDVNPVRFEKATISGNGVAQGRYCRDNEESLLGQLVNSGSTAKSRDKYTIGWVCALPKEQTAAIAMLDEVHPHLQTPRNDPNHYTLGSISGHNVVITCLPKGQTGTNSAAIVATRMNSTFPRIKLSLMVGIGGGMPPNVRLGDVVVSTPIGQFPGVFQWDMGKSKENSTFERTGALNNPPTSFLTALANLETYHEMNEPQMFQYLEQLRVKWPKLAPKYLRSGLLKDVLFEANYNHVNGNYADGEDEEGDQGSCNLCDKSKIVKRKPRDARVHYGLIASGNQVIKDAMFRDQLNKDLGGQVLCVEMEAAGLMNNFPCVVIRGICDYADSHKNKQWQEHAAAVAAAYAKELLQYVQLDD; translated from the exons ATGGATATAATAAAGACCTTATTATCAGCCTCATTATCAGCTATTTTACCAGAGTGGTGGGTGCCAGTAAACCCTCCAGAAAAGCCCACGTCACTCTCTGCTTTTGCACAAGAAGTCTGCTCTCGACTTCAATATGAGATTCAAATATTACCAAAGGAGCACGGAAAACATACGCCACGCGTATTACTCCAAAGAAATCTAGCAGACTTTCAGGCCAATCTGATGACGCTTGGAGATGCCTTGGATGATGGTGCCGCTAAAAGAACTCGTAAAGCTCTCTATATGCTTGAGCATCTATGCCAg TGGCCAAATTCATATTACCAGGTTGGGGCTACAGATTCTGGTGACTTCTCACCATCATGGTATCCTTCCCTTAATATGCTGTTGACGAGTAAAGAATATGTCAGAGAGCCTCTGAGAAAATTCTTTAGTGATTTCAAACGAAAGGCGACAAAACAATTTTGGACGCGACTATCTGCTTCTTTAGATGCTGCCGGCATTCAAGATTCAGAATCTACTCTAAGAGGGCCTGGCCGTTCTGAGCTTCGGGAGCGAAGAAATACAATTGAGACATGCCAAGATAAGAAGGATTTTATTGATAGCCTGCACAAATCGCTCGCGAAGTACTGTCAATGTCGCTGCGAGCCAGCGTGCGATTTTATGGCTGCGAACATCCGTCTTAATTGTAATGATAAATCGCCACATCGAACCGATAATATTTCCAAGTTCAATTTGTTGTTTCAGGATCTCCACTCTATTCAAAATTCTCAATCAAGTTGCTATTGGCGAGACATTGAAATATCTGTTTGTGTTGCTACGGCTACAAC AGTTACTATTCAAGAGAACTCAGATGATAAGAAGCCAATAGAATATGATGATCCTTCCGAGGAAAGTGATGCTGATGGCTCATATTACTCTACTATTGAGAGCTTAGAGCTTTTAGACGAGCTCAAACTTTGCCAAATTATCACGGAAGCTCGAGAGAGTCAACTCCAAGTGCAATTGATCCATTCAAAGGGCGAGCTGAGgctgaaaaaaaagtgcTTTCCATTAAGACGCTTCTTAACTAACGTTCCAAGCACGCCTCTTGCCGAGCTCTTACATTATTCCAAATTGACAGATAGGAACAAAGCAATTTTGTCGTACCTCTTAGTTGAATCTGTTTGGCAATATTACGACTGCGGCTGGGAAAACTGGAGCACCGAGACTGTCCAATTCATGTCGCAACGAGCTAGACTGAATGATAGCTCGGAGGTCGTTTACGTCAACCAACCTTTCCTTCACGCCAAATTCGACAAGAGAATGATAGAAGAAACCATTAATGGCCTTAATACAGCGAATAAAGGAAGTGTGAAAAGAGGGGAACTTGACAAATCACAGCCAGCGGTCACACTGAGCAGTAATTCAACATTATTCCATAAATATCCAAAGCTTCTTGCCCTCGGTATAATGCTACTCGAGATACAGCTCGGTCGCAAACTTGAATCTTTCGAGACTCCTGATATCTATGAGAAAGACCCCAGCATTGCGCGGCATCGCCTAGCGTCAGCTATTCTTGAGGATGAGTTTCTATGGCCACCAGAGAATGCATGGATAGTGATCAAAGAGATTATTGAGATGTGCATTGATAAcagaaaggcaaaggcaataCTGAAAGGTGACACTCGAGAGGTCCGGCAAAAGATCTATGAACAGATCGTGGTTCCGCTCCGTGTCTTTATCTTAGAAGCCTGGAAGCAAAAAGACATCGAAGATGTTGATCCTGTCACTATTGAGAAGGCTTGGAAACCAAAAGGTATTGAAGATGTTAACCCTGTTAGGTTTGAGAAGGCAACCATTTCTGGAAACGGCGTAGCCCAAGGCCGATATTGTAGAGACAACGAGGAAAGCCTCCTGGGTCAGCTCGTAAACTCTGGAAGCACCGCCAAGTCTCGAGACAAATATACCATAGGATGGGTTTGCGCGCTGCCAAAAGAGCAAACAGCAGCGATAGCTATGCTAGACGAAGTACATCCCCATCTTCAGACGCCTCGAAATGACCCAAATCATTACACACTTGGGTCTATTAGCGGGCACAATGTTGTCATTACCTGTCTACCTAAAGGACAGACCGGTACCAACTCCGCTGCGATCGTTGCCACTCGGATGAATTCCACTTTCCCTCGTATCAAACTTAGCTTAATGGTCGGTATTGGCGGCGGTATGCCTCCCAATGTTAGGCTTGGGGATGTGGTGGTGAGCACTCCTATCGGACAGTTTCCCGGCGTGTTCCAATGGGACATGGGAAAATCGAAAGAAAATAGCACATTCGAGCGCACAGGGGCTCTCAATAATCCACCCACTTCATTTCTTACGGCCCTGGCGAACCTGGAAACATACCATGAAATGAATGAGCCTCAAATGTTTCAGTACCTCGAGCAATTGCGAGTGAAATGGCCCAAATTAGCACCAAAGTACCTACGGTCAGGTTTACTCAAAGATGTATTGTTCGAAGCAAACTACAATCATGTCAACGGGAACTATGCAgacggcgaggatgaggaaggcGACCAAGGTAGTTGTAACCTCTGTGACAAGTCGAAGATTGTGAAAAGAAAGCCTAGGGATGCGCGCGTGCACTACGGTCTTATCGCTTCGGGCAATCAAGTCATCAAGGATGCCATGTTTAGGGATCAACTTAACAAGGATCTTGGTGGTCAGGTTCTTTGTGTCGAAATGGAAGCAGCAGGACTAATGAACAATTTTCCCTGCGTCGTTATCCGAGGGATCTGTGACTATGCCGATTCACACAAGAATAAACAATGGCAGGAACATGCAGCTGCTGTAGCAGCGGCCTATGCCAAGGAGCTCTTGCAATATGTGCAGCTAGATGATTAA
- a CDS encoding uncharacterized protein (EggNog:ENOG41) — translation MSYNPDATGSEIRDKTKACEERFNACLAAPKLRKHEWLETGYAEFNLWSFSLNASHSGRSSLDYKIHQRIDLREIITDLLDALDESLGECLDLELSEQIDCDPASLLSPEKNPESPLHFNVFNIKATLKHLTRLQIAIRKSGTQLRHHKADSNLECILKTNANGLEKFRCDMTQIVLSGLENWKRGEGLPGPWKNANIQLLERLVNANVKRRNRIFFATERMRNVKARQPENKQNLAMVHYPDEHDHYHAVQMANTADFFNSIALGQESLVRDFIIQDSEILNMPNEHGETPLIVAVRADKPAIVRDLLWNGAKVDALGCYCQEGQNTPALRTPLQVAAAEDKLHMIRILRENRADVFFTAPDGVNALQLATSNGHESITDHIRSAYISAIALVPEAQKETAKLKRGLEEILSIGETAKKFPVIPLPQRGNLNEKSPASTAATAITRDAIIEQAPSKATWSAIIKEMGTLRGVTYPLPPKWPEGSEVPHIDCPYCSEPLTRQQIKRAAWNRHVSEDILPYICFHEDCKTPDDLYRTSEELTKHFISEHGVPCWICDICTPDIEQEQCKIFETAQLWRDHLHYAHSQVILDTEFSMLAELNMQNMVPAVDCPLCDYATSEIKPNIDPHITRHIQQFSLRSLPWEARTEGDISKEPPTGKSSSARTSYFAKTNISSTSRETSPMMRKH, via the exons ATGTCTTATAATCCGGATGCTACAGGCTCTGAAATTCGAGATAAGACAAAGGCGTGCGAAGAACGATTTAACGCATGCCTCGCAGCTCCGAAGTTGAGAAAGCACGAATGGCTCGAGACTGGATACGCTGAATTCAACCTCTGGTCTTTTAGCCTCAACGCTTCCCATTCTGGTCGATCTTCGTTAGATTATAAAATTCACCAAAGGATAGACTTGAGAGAGATAATAACCGATCTTCTGGATGCTCTGGATGAATCTCTTGGGGAATGCTTGGACCTAG AGCTCTCGGAGCAAATAGATTGTGACCCGGCGAGCTTGCTCAGTCCTGAAAAAAATCCAGAGAGCCCTCTACATTTCAATGTTTTTAACATCAAAGCAACCCTGAAACATCTGACGAGGCTACAAATTGCGATCCGCAAATCAGGAACGCAGCTCCGTCATCACAAAGCTGACAGTAATTTAGAATGTATTCTAAAAACAAATGCTAACGGACTTGAGAAATTTAGATGTGATATGACTCAGATTGTCTTGTCTGGGCTTGAAAACTGGAAACGGGGGGAAGGGCTGCCCGGGCCTTGGAAAAACGCAAATATCCAGCTGCTTGAGCGACTCGTCAACGCGAATGTCAAAAGAAGGAATCGAATTTTTTTTGCAACAGAAAGAATGAGAAATGTAAAGGCCCGCCAGCCGGAGAACAAGCAGAACCTGGCTATGGTTCATTATCCTGATGAACATGACCATTACCATGCAGTTCAGATGGCAAACACTGCAGATTTCTTTAATTCTATTGCCCTTGGACAAGAAAGCCTGGTCAGAGACTTTATTATTCAAGATTCTGAGATTCTGAATATGCCAAATGAGCATGGAGAAACGCCTCTCATAGTTGCTGTCCGTGCTGATAAGCCGGCAATTGTCAGAGATCTCTTATGGAATGGAGCAAAAGTGGATGCTTTAGGATGCTACTGTCAAGAGGGCCAAAATACTCCAGCTTTACGAACGCCCCTTCAAGTTGCAGCTGCAGAGGATAAACTACACATGATTCGCATACTGCGTGAGAACCGCGCCGACGTCTTTTTTACTGCTCCAGATGGCGTTAATGCTCTTCAGTTGGCTACCAGCAACGGTCATGAAAGCATAACGGATCATATCCGAAGTGCATACATCAGCGCTATTGCCCTGGTACCAGAGGCTCAGAAGGAGACGGCAAAGCTTAAAAGAGGACTAGaagaaatattaagtataggAGAAACTGCAAAGAAGTTTCCGGTTATCCCTTTGCCGCAGCGAGGAAATCTAAACGAAAAATCCCCAGCATCTACGGCCGCTACTGCCATAACAAGAGATGCGATTATCGAGCAAGCGCCTTCTAAAGCTACTTGGAGCGCTATTATCAAAGAAATGGGTACCCTCCGCGGAGTAACTTATCCACTACCCCCTAAATGGCCAGAAGGCTCTGAGGTTCCGCACATCGACTGTCCGTATTGCTCGGAGCCACTGACCCGGCAACAGATAAAACGGGCGGCATGGAA TCGTCATGTTTCTGAGGATATTCTCCCGTACATTTGCTTTCATGAAGATTGCAAAACCCCAGATGACCTGTATCGGACTTCCGAAGAGCTCACCAAGCATTTTATCTCCGAGCATGGTGTGCCTTGTTGGATATGTGATATCTGTACGCCTGACATAGAACAAGAGCAATGTAAAATATTTGAAACTGCTCAGTTATGGAGAGATCATTTGCACTATGCTCATTCGCAAGTAATTTTAGATACCGAATTTTCTATGCTTGCGGAATTAAACATGCAAAACATGGTTCCAGCCGTTGATTGCCCCCTCTGCGACTATGCCACTTCAGAGATCAAGCCAAATATCGATCCGCACATTACTCGCCACATCCAACAGTTTTCTCTTAGGTCTTTGCCATGGGAAGCGCGAACCGAGGGGGATATCTCAAAAGAACCCCCAACGGGAAAAAGTTCCTCTGCAAGAACTAGTTACTTTGCAAAAACCAATATCTCGTCAACCTCCAGGGAAACGTCTccgatgatgaggaagcaTTGA
- a CDS encoding uncharacterized protein (EggNog:ENOG41), with amino-acid sequence MLGPRCDMTQIVLSGLENWKRGEGLPGPWKNANIQLLERLVNANVKRRNRIFFATERMRNVKARQPENKQNLAMVHYPDEHDHYHAVQMANTADFFNSIALGQESLVRDFIIQDSEILNMPNEHGETPLIVAVRADKPAIVRDLLWNGAKVDALGCYCQEGQNTPALRTPLQVAAAEDKLHMIRILRENRADVFFTAPDGVNALQLATSNGHESITDHIRSAYISAIALVPEAQKETAKLKRGLEEILSIGETAKKFPVIPLPQRGNLNEKSPASTAATAITRDAIIEQAPSKATWSAIIKEMGTLRGVTYPLPPKWPEGSEVPHIDCPYCSEPLTRQQIKRAAWNRHVSEDILPYICFHEDCKTPDDLYRTSEELTKHFISEHGVPCWICDICTPDIEQEQCKIFETAQLWRDHLHYAHSQVILDTEFSMLAELNMQNMVPAVDCPLCDYATSEIKPNIDPHITRHIQQFSLRSLPWEARTEGDISKEPPTGKSSSARTSYFAKTNISSTSRETSPMMRKH; translated from the exons ATGCTTGGACCTAG ATGTGATATGACTCAGATTGTCTTGTCTGGGCTTGAAAACTGGAAACGGGGGGAAGGGCTGCCCGGGCCTTGGAAAAACGCAAATATCCAGCTGCTTGAGCGACTCGTCAACGCGAATGTCAAAAGAAGGAATCGAATTTTTTTTGCAACAGAAAGAATGAGAAATGTAAAGGCCCGCCAGCCGGAGAACAAGCAGAACCTGGCTATGGTTCATTATCCTGATGAACATGACCATTACCATGCAGTTCAGATGGCAAACACTGCAGATTTCTTTAATTCTATTGCCCTTGGACAAGAAAGCCTGGTCAGAGACTTTATTATTCAAGATTCTGAGATTCTGAATATGCCAAATGAGCATGGAGAAACGCCTCTCATAGTTGCTGTCCGTGCTGATAAGCCGGCAATTGTCAGAGATCTCTTATGGAATGGAGCAAAAGTGGATGCTTTAGGATGCTACTGTCAAGAGGGCCAAAATACTCCAGCTTTACGAACGCCCCTTCAAGTTGCAGCTGCAGAGGATAAACTACACATGATTCGCATACTGCGTGAGAACCGCGCCGACGTCTTTTTTACTGCTCCAGATGGCGTTAATGCTCTTCAGTTGGCTACCAGCAACGGTCATGAAAGCATAACGGATCATATCCGAAGTGCATACATCAGCGCTATTGCCCTGGTACCAGAGGCTCAGAAGGAGACGGCAAAGCTTAAAAGAGGACTAGaagaaatattaagtataggAGAAACTGCAAAGAAGTTTCCGGTTATCCCTTTGCCGCAGCGAGGAAATCTAAACGAAAAATCCCCAGCATCTACGGCCGCTACTGCCATAACAAGAGATGCGATTATCGAGCAAGCGCCTTCTAAAGCTACTTGGAGCGCTATTATCAAAGAAATGGGTACCCTCCGCGGAGTAACTTATCCACTACCCCCTAAATGGCCAGAAGGCTCTGAGGTTCCGCACATCGACTGTCCGTATTGCTCGGAGCCACTGACCCGGCAACAGATAAAACGGGCGGCATGGAA TCGTCATGTTTCTGAGGATATTCTCCCGTACATTTGCTTTCATGAAGATTGCAAAACCCCAGATGACCTGTATCGGACTTCCGAAGAGCTCACCAAGCATTTTATCTCCGAGCATGGTGTGCCTTGTTGGATATGTGATATCTGTACGCCTGACATAGAACAAGAGCAATGTAAAATATTTGAAACTGCTCAGTTATGGAGAGATCATTTGCACTATGCTCATTCGCAAGTAATTTTAGATACCGAATTTTCTATGCTTGCGGAATTAAACATGCAAAACATGGTTCCAGCCGTTGATTGCCCCCTCTGCGACTATGCCACTTCAGAGATCAAGCCAAATATCGATCCGCACATTACTCGCCACATCCAACAGTTTTCTCTTAGGTCTTTGCCATGGGAAGCGCGAACCGAGGGGGATATCTCAAAAGAACCCCCAACGGGAAAAAGTTCCTCTGCAAGAACTAGTTACTTTGCAAAAACCAATATCTCGTCAACCTCCAGGGAAACGTCTccgatgatgaggaagcaTTGA